One Balaenoptera musculus isolate JJ_BM4_2016_0621 chromosome 13, mBalMus1.pri.v3, whole genome shotgun sequence genomic region harbors:
- the DNMT3A gene encoding DNA (cytosine-5)-methyltransferase 3A isoform X2 produces MNAVEENQGSTESQKVEEASPPAVQQPTDPASPTVATTPEPVGADAGDKNAAKAADDEPEYEDGRGFGIGELVWGKLRGFSWWPGRIVSWWMTGRSRAAEGTRWVMWFGDGKFSVVCVEKLMPLSSFCSAFHQATYNKQPMYRKAIYEVLQVASSRAGKLFPMCHDNDESDTAKAVEVQNKQMIEWALGGFQPSGPKGLEPPEEEKNPYKEVYTDMWVEPEAAAYAPPPPAKKPRKSTTEKPKVKEIIDERTRERLVYEVRQKCRNIEDICISCGSLNVTLEHPLFIGGMCQNCKNCFLECAYQYDDDGYQSYCTICCGGREVLMCGNNNCCRCFCVECVDLLVGPGAAQAAIKEDPWNCYMCGHKGTYGLLRRREDWPSRLQMFFANNHDQEFDPPKVYPPVPAEKRKPIRVLSLFDGIATGLLVLKDLGIQVDRYIASEVCEDSITVGMVRHQGKIMYVGDVRSVTQKHIQEWGPFDLVIGGSPCNDLSIVNPARKGLYEGTGRLFFEFYRLLHDARPKEGDDRPFFWLFENVVAMGVSDKRDISRFLESNPVMIDAKEVSAAHRARYFWGNLPGMNRPLASTVNDKLELQECLEHGRIAKFSKVRTITTRSNSIKQGKDQHFPVFMNEKEDILWCTEMERVFGFPVHYTDVSNMSRLARQRLLGQSWSVPVIHHLFAPLKEYFACV; encoded by the exons ATGAATGCCGTCGAAGAAAACCAGGGGTCCACCGAGTCTCAGAAGGTGGAGGAGGCCAGTCCTCCTGCTGTGCAGCAGCCCACCGACCCCGCGTCCCCCACTGTGGCCACCACGCCTGAGCCCGTGGGGGCTGACGCTGGGGACAAGAACGCCGCCAAAGCAGCTGATGATGAACCGGAGTACGAG GACGGCCGGGGCTTTGGCATTGGGGAGCTGGTGTGGGGGAAACTGCGGGGCTTCTCCTGGTGGCCAGGCCGCATTGTGTCTTGGTGGATGACGGGCCGGAGCCGAGCAGCAGAAGGCACCCGTTGGGTCATGTGGTTCGGAGATGGCAAGTTCTCAGTG GTGTGTGTGGAGAAGCTGATGCCGCTGAGCTCCTTCTGCAGCGCCTTCCACCAGGCCACCTACAACAAGCAGCCCATGTACCGCAAGGCCATCTACGAAGTACTGCAG GTGGCCAGCAGCCGAGCGGGGAAGCTGTTCCCGATGTGCCACGACAACGACGAGAGCGACACTGCCAAGGCCGTGGAGGTGCAGAACAAACAGATGATCGAGTGGGCCCTGGGAGGGTTCCAGCCCTCTGGCCCCAAgggcctggagcccccagaag AGGAGAAGAACCCCTACAAAGAAGTTTACACAGACATGTGGGTTGAACCCGAGGCAGCTGCCTATGCACCGCCCCCACCAGCCAAAAAGCCCCGAAAGAGCACAACTGAAAAGCCCAAGGTCAAGGAGATAATTGATGAACGCACAAGAG AGCGGCTGGTGTACGAGGTGCGGCAGAAGTGCCGGAACATCGAGG ACATTTGCATCTCTTGTGGAAGCCTCAACGTCACCCTGGAACACCCTCTTTTCATCGGAGGAATGTGCCAAAACTGCAAG AACTGCTTCCTGGAGTGCGCGTACCAGTATGATGATGACGGCTATCAGTCCTACTGCACCATCTGCTGCGGGGGGCGCGAGGTGCTCATGTGCGGGAACAACAATTGCTGCAG GTGCTTTTGCGTTGAGTGTGTGGATCTCTTGGTGGGGCCGGGAGCTGCGCAGGCGGCCATTAAGGAAGACCCCTGGAACTGCTACATGTGCGGGCACAAGGGCACCTACGGGCTGCTGCGGCGGCGAGAAGACTGGCCCTCTCGGCTCCAGATGTTCTTCGCCAATAACCACGACCAGGAATTC GACCCTCCGAAGGTTTACCCACCTGTCCCGGCTGAGAAGAGGAAGCCCATCCGGGTGCTGTCCCTGTTTGATGGAATCGCTACAG GGCTTCTGGTGCTGAAGGACTTGGGCATTCAGGTGGATCGCTACATCGCTTCCGAGGTGTGCGAGGACTCCATCACAGTGGGCATGGTGCGGCACCAAGGGAAGATCATGTACGTCGGGGACGTCCGCAGCGTCACGCAGAAGCAT ATCCAGGAGTGGGGCCCGTTCGATCTGGTGATTGGGGGCAGTCCCTGCAATGATCTCTCCATCGTCAACCCTGCCCGCAAGGGACTCTACG AGGGCACTGGCCGGCTCTTCTTTGAGTTCTACCGCCTCCTGCATGATGCGCGGCCCAAGGAGGGAGATGATCGCCCCTTCTTCTGGCTCTTTGAGAATGTGGTGGCCATGGGCGTTAGTGACAAGAGGGACATCTCGCGATTTCTCGAG TCCAACCCTGTGATGATTGATGCCAAAGAAGTGTCAGCTGCACACAGGGCCCGCTACTTCTGGGGGAACCTTCCTGGTATGAACAG GCCGTTGGCATCCACTGTGAATGATAAGCTGGAGCTGCAGGAGTGTCTGGAGCACGGCAGAATAGCCAAG TTCAGCAAAGTGAGGACCATTACTACTAGGTCGAACTCCATAAAGCAGGGCAAAGACCAGCATTTCCCCGTCTTCATGAATGAGAAAGAGGACATCTTATGGTGCACTGAAATGGAAAG GGTGTTTGGCTTCCCTGTCCACTATACCGACGTCTCCAACATGAGCCGCTTGGCGAGGCAGAGACTGCTGGGCCAGTCGTGGAGCGTGCCCGTCATCCACCACCTCTTCGCTCCGCTGAAGGAAtattttgcttgtgtgtaa